The proteins below come from a single Tenuifilum thalassicum genomic window:
- a CDS encoding SGNH/GDSL hydrolase family protein — MHKPIHTLAFLVALAFIYLCFSFLLPKGELVIGKVKVHIPGWSIKASDNNGILANCSRFNYNADDTLGDDYTLKSRLLDTVKLPIKDTLSGNDTLRNNRVKYIVEKSYSEGIEYNSLKNFIESLNQSDSSGINVLYYGDSQIEGDRITDRLRVALQKRYGGVGVGALPYWNPSFVPYGIWLTSRSAKHIALQKADKSQRRKAILGAFSELEPSENFKQILELTVSSKRRFPMLNILVGDCDSIASFKLMVDGKEHTLTSIKDANVVDLVSFKLPSRYKRVSILVKSKSALKLYGVFASSGSGVFVNNIALRGSSGNFFTEFDFHLAKRVYSLLNVRLVVLQFGINVVPSNLKSYNFYKGLLVKQINAIKSFAPNASIIVVGVSDMAGKFNGVLESYPSVLKVRDAQQQAASECGVAFWDAFAAMGGKGSMIEWVNQNPSLATKDYTHFTYLGAKRMGELFSKALINTVEMKHLLSENKVIGVEANDSIR, encoded by the coding sequence ATGCATAAACCAATACATACCCTTGCCTTTCTTGTAGCGTTGGCTTTTATCTATTTGTGCTTTTCTTTCCTTTTGCCAAAAGGTGAATTGGTAATTGGTAAAGTAAAAGTGCACATTCCAGGTTGGAGTATAAAAGCTAGTGATAATAATGGGATACTAGCAAACTGTAGTAGATTTAATTATAATGCTGATGATACACTAGGAGATGATTACACCTTAAAATCACGACTGCTCGATACAGTTAAGCTCCCCATTAAAGATACGCTTTCAGGAAACGATACCCTTAGAAATAACAGAGTTAAGTATATAGTTGAAAAATCTTACTCTGAAGGGATAGAGTATAACTCCCTAAAGAATTTTATTGAATCGCTGAATCAATCAGATTCAAGTGGTATTAATGTTTTATATTATGGCGATTCACAGATAGAGGGCGATAGAATAACTGATAGGCTTAGAGTTGCATTACAAAAGCGATATGGTGGGGTAGGAGTGGGAGCCCTTCCATACTGGAATCCATCATTTGTTCCTTATGGAATATGGTTAACCTCTCGTTCTGCTAAGCATATTGCATTGCAAAAAGCAGACAAAAGTCAGAGGCGGAAAGCAATCTTAGGTGCTTTTTCTGAATTAGAACCCTCAGAGAATTTTAAACAGATTTTAGAACTAACTGTAAGTTCTAAACGTCGTTTTCCAATGTTAAATATACTAGTTGGAGATTGTGATTCAATTGCTTCCTTTAAGTTGATGGTTGATGGGAAGGAGCATACCTTAACATCAATTAAGGATGCTAATGTTGTCGACCTCGTTTCATTTAAATTACCCAGTAGGTATAAGCGAGTTTCTATATTGGTGAAAAGCAAAAGTGCATTAAAACTATATGGGGTTTTTGCCTCGTCTGGTAGTGGTGTTTTTGTTAACAATATTGCGCTAAGGGGGTCTTCTGGAAACTTCTTTACTGAATTTGATTTTCATTTGGCAAAAAGGGTGTACAGCCTTCTGAATGTCAGGTTGGTAGTTCTTCAATTTGGAATAAATGTAGTACCATCAAATTTAAAAAGTTATAATTTTTATAAGGGACTTTTAGTTAAGCAGATTAATGCTATAAAATCATTTGCCCCCAATGCTTCAATTATTGTTGTGGGGGTGTCGGATATGGCTGGTAAGTTTAATGGAGTACTTGAGTCATACCCAAGTGTTTTGAAAGTCCGCGATGCACAACAACAAGCGGCGTCTGAGTGTGGGGTTGCTTTTTGGGATGCATTCGCAGCTATGGGCGGGAAAGGGTCAATGATTGAATGGGTGAACCAAAACCCATCGTTGGCAACTAAGGATTATACCCATTTTACATACCTTGGTGCAAAACGTATGGGTGAACTATTTTCTAAAGCATTGATAAATACTGTTGAAATGAAACATTTATTAAGTGAAAATAAAGTGATAGGTGTAGAAGCTAACGATTCAATAAGATGA
- a CDS encoding arsenate reductase family protein: MIKILHNPWCAKSRKGLEYLRTKTEDFEIVKYLDEGLSEDMLKEILLKSNLKPIELVRTQEEYYKKYLKNKNFNEDEWIRIIIENPKLLQRPIVISKYKAVIGIPPENIDNIF, encoded by the coding sequence ATGATAAAGATTTTACATAATCCATGGTGCGCAAAAAGTCGCAAGGGCCTTGAGTATCTTCGTACAAAAACCGAAGATTTTGAAATAGTAAAATATCTCGATGAAGGATTGAGCGAAGATATGCTAAAAGAAATTCTGTTAAAGTCGAACCTCAAACCAATTGAGCTGGTCAGAACACAAGAAGAATATTACAAAAAGTACCTTAAGAACAAAAATTTCAACGAAGATGAATGGATTAGAATCATAATAGAAAACCCCAAACTACTCCAACGCCCCATTGTAATATCAAAATACAAGGCAGTAATAGGAATACCACCAGAGAATATCGACAACATTTTTTAA
- a CDS encoding CAP domain-containing protein: protein MKRISVFILFLGILSFVAKAQPTEILNTEKEILRQINEHRKSIGKQELISNDYIKREALTHSQNMAKGKITFSHKGFNERFTRLSGFLDISSGAENIANGPLNATHIVSGWLASPPHRKNIEDDFNLTGIGIARAPNGSYFFTQIFAKSAEKPKVVPAEYEAEVLRLINEHRKMLGLHELQNDATIHSEALKYSKAMAAGKVPIGPPGFNDPIKSLLHRYNASQMVELIGYDYQSPKELFDAWMNSTHQRDIIEGNFNLTGIGVYQSANGKVFVTQVFLLK, encoded by the coding sequence ATGAAAAGGATAAGCGTATTTATATTGTTTTTGGGCATTCTATCATTTGTCGCAAAAGCTCAGCCTACCGAAATTTTAAATACCGAAAAGGAAATATTACGACAAATAAATGAACACAGAAAATCAATTGGGAAACAAGAACTCATTTCAAACGATTATATAAAACGCGAAGCCTTAACCCACTCGCAAAACATGGCAAAAGGAAAAATCACCTTCAGCCACAAGGGATTTAATGAGAGATTTACAAGGTTGAGCGGCTTTTTGGACATTTCATCAGGAGCAGAAAACATTGCTAATGGCCCTTTAAATGCAACACATATTGTAAGCGGTTGGTTAGCAAGCCCACCGCATAGAAAAAACATAGAAGACGATTTCAACTTAACTGGAATAGGAATAGCAAGAGCCCCAAATGGGAGCTACTTTTTTACACAAATATTTGCAAAAAGTGCTGAGAAGCCTAAAGTAGTACCAGCAGAGTATGAAGCGGAGGTTCTGCGTTTAATAAATGAGCACAGAAAGATGCTTGGGTTGCATGAGCTACAAAACGACGCCACCATACACTCCGAAGCATTAAAATACTCCAAAGCAATGGCTGCAGGGAAAGTTCCCATTGGCCCTCCAGGCTTCAACGATCCAATTAAATCGTTACTACACAGATACAATGCATCACAAATGGTTGAATTAATAGGTTACGACTACCAGTCACCAAAGGAACTGTTTGATGCATGGATGAATAGCACTCATCAGAGAGATATTATAGAGGGGAATTTTAACTTGACTGGAATCGGGGTCTATCAATCGGCTAACGGGAAAGTATTTGTAACGCAAGTTTTTTTGCTCAAATAA
- a CDS encoding fumarate hydratase — protein MATPEFFYQERFPIEKDETEYYLLTKDFVSTSNFNGEEVLKVEPEALSFLARTALHDVSYFYRTEHVKQIAAILEDPEASKNDKFVALVMLRNAEIAAKGVLPLCQDTGTATIFAKKGQKVWTGANDYEFLSKGVFKTYTEENLRYSQTVPLDMFTEKNSGTNLPAQIDIYATPGNEFEFLFIAKGGGSANKSQLFQETKALLTPEKLEAFIIDKIKNLGTAACPPYHIAIVIGGTSAEDTMKAVKLASAKYFDNLPSSGNIHGRAFRDRALEEKILKAANEIGIGAQFGGKYLALDVRIIRLPRHGASCPVGIGVSCIADRNIKAKINKDGIWIEKLEKNPGRFIPEKWRKHEEDEAVRIDLNKPMKDILSELTKHPVGTRLSLTGPIIVARDIAHAKLKERLDAGEGLPEYVKNHPIYYAGPAKTPSGMPSGSFGPTTAGRMDPYVDLFQSNGGSLVMIAKGNRSQAVTDACKKHGGFYLGSIGGPAAVLAQEHIKKVELIEFPELGMEAVYRIEVEDFPAFILVDDKGNDFFKKVIK, from the coding sequence ATGGCCACACCAGAATTTTTTTACCAAGAAAGGTTTCCTATTGAAAAGGATGAAACCGAGTACTACCTACTAACAAAAGACTTTGTCTCCACATCAAATTTTAACGGAGAGGAGGTCCTAAAGGTTGAGCCTGAAGCACTTTCATTCCTGGCTCGCACAGCCTTGCATGATGTTTCGTATTTTTACCGAACCGAACACGTTAAGCAGATAGCTGCCATTTTAGAAGATCCCGAAGCAAGCAAAAACGACAAGTTCGTTGCATTGGTAATGCTACGAAACGCTGAAATTGCAGCAAAGGGGGTTCTTCCCTTATGCCAAGATACTGGTACGGCAACAATCTTTGCCAAAAAAGGCCAAAAAGTTTGGACTGGAGCAAATGATTACGAATTTCTTTCGAAGGGAGTATTTAAAACATACACCGAAGAAAATCTTAGATATTCCCAAACGGTTCCCCTTGATATGTTCACCGAAAAGAATTCTGGTACAAACCTCCCGGCGCAAATCGACATATATGCAACTCCTGGCAATGAGTTTGAATTTCTGTTCATAGCCAAAGGTGGAGGTTCGGCAAACAAAAGCCAGCTTTTTCAAGAAACAAAGGCACTCTTAACACCAGAAAAGCTTGAAGCATTCATCATTGATAAGATAAAAAACCTAGGTACTGCGGCCTGTCCACCATACCACATTGCCATTGTAATTGGAGGCACCTCAGCCGAGGATACCATGAAAGCGGTAAAACTTGCATCCGCAAAGTATTTCGACAACCTACCTTCATCAGGCAATATACATGGGCGTGCATTTAGAGATAGAGCACTCGAAGAAAAAATCTTAAAAGCGGCTAACGAGATAGGAATTGGCGCCCAGTTTGGAGGAAAGTATTTAGCTCTTGATGTTAGAATAATTAGGCTTCCTCGCCATGGAGCATCATGCCCAGTTGGGATTGGAGTTTCATGTATTGCCGACAGAAACATAAAGGCTAAAATAAACAAGGATGGCATATGGATTGAAAAGCTCGAAAAAAATCCGGGTAGATTCATACCTGAGAAGTGGCGTAAGCATGAGGAAGATGAAGCGGTGCGTATAGACCTCAACAAACCAATGAAGGATATTCTCTCGGAACTTACCAAGCATCCTGTTGGTACCCGATTATCTCTTACAGGGCCAATTATTGTAGCACGCGATATAGCCCATGCCAAACTAAAAGAACGCTTAGATGCCGGCGAAGGACTCCCGGAATACGTTAAAAATCACCCAATTTATTATGCAGGACCTGCAAAAACACCAAGTGGGATGCCATCAGGTTCGTTTGGCCCAACAACTGCAGGACGCATGGATCCATATGTTGACCTATTCCAATCGAATGGTGGTAGTTTGGTAATGATTGCAAAAGGGAATAGGAGTCAGGCAGTTACTGATGCCTGTAAAAAACACGGAGGGTTTTATCTTGGAAGCATTGGTGGCCCTGCAGCAGTACTTGCTCAGGAACACATCAAAAAAGTTGAACTAATTGAGTTCCCTGAACTTGGTATGGAAGCAGTTTACAGAATTGAAGTGGAAGATTTTCCAGCCTTTATTTTAGTTGATGATAAGGGTAACGATTTCTTCAAAAAGGTGATTAAATAA
- the queA gene encoding tRNA preQ1(34) S-adenosylmethionine ribosyltransferase-isomerase QueA: protein MKLSQFKYNLPKDLIAKFPVENRDESRLMVLNRKTGKIEHRIFKDIIEYLNENDTLVFNNTKVFPARLYGNKEKTGAEIEVFLLRELNREQRLWDVLVDPARKIRIGNKLYFGEDDVLVAEVIDNTTSRGRTLRFLFDGTYEEFKQTLYKLGEMPVPKHILQREAVPEDRERYQTIYAKHEGAVAAPTAGLHFSKHLLKRLEIKGINFAEITLHVGLGNFRTVDVEDLTKHKMDSEQILITPEAADIVNKTKREQHNVCAVGTTVLRTLESSVTTDGFLKPIEGWTNKFIFPPYDFAVPNMLVSNFHLPYSTLLMMVAAFGGYDLVMEAYKVAVKEKYRFGTYGDAMLII, encoded by the coding sequence ATGAAACTATCGCAGTTTAAGTACAACTTACCAAAGGATTTAATTGCAAAATTCCCTGTAGAAAATAGAGATGAGTCCAGGTTAATGGTGCTTAATAGAAAAACTGGGAAGATTGAGCATAGAATCTTTAAAGATATTATTGAATACCTTAACGAAAACGATACGCTGGTTTTTAATAATACTAAAGTTTTTCCAGCACGATTATATGGAAATAAGGAGAAAACAGGCGCTGAGATAGAAGTATTCTTACTTAGGGAGTTAAACAGGGAGCAACGCCTATGGGACGTTCTTGTTGACCCTGCACGTAAGATTAGGATTGGTAACAAGTTGTACTTTGGGGAAGATGATGTTCTTGTTGCAGAGGTTATCGACAATACTACAAGTAGGGGGAGAACGCTTCGATTCCTTTTTGATGGAACCTACGAAGAATTCAAGCAAACCCTTTACAAGTTAGGCGAAATGCCTGTTCCTAAGCATATTCTACAGCGCGAAGCTGTTCCAGAGGATAGGGAACGATACCAAACTATTTATGCTAAGCATGAGGGTGCAGTTGCTGCTCCTACTGCTGGACTTCATTTCAGCAAGCATCTTCTTAAACGACTTGAGATAAAAGGTATTAACTTTGCCGAAATTACTCTACATGTAGGCTTGGGTAATTTCCGTACTGTTGATGTTGAAGACCTGACCAAGCATAAAATGGATTCTGAGCAGATTCTAATAACTCCTGAAGCTGCTGATATTGTTAATAAAACGAAGCGCGAACAGCATAACGTTTGTGCTGTTGGAACAACAGTTCTTAGAACGTTGGAAAGCTCTGTTACAACCGATGGTTTCTTAAAGCCAATTGAGGGTTGGACCAACAAGTTCATCTTTCCACCTTACGATTTTGCTGTGCCTAACATGTTGGTGTCTAACTTTCATCTGCCATACTCAACCCTGTTGATGATGGTGGCTGCATTTGGTGGTTACGATTTGGTAATGGAAGCTTATAAAGTAGCAGTAAAAGAAAAATATCGCTTTGGCACCTATGGCGATGCCATGCTTATCATTTAA
- the truB gene encoding tRNA pseudouridine(55) synthase TruB, which translates to MEVNRFDRLQEGAILLVDKPYEWTSFDVVGKIRSLIKKHLGIKSIKVGHAGTLDPLATGLLVICTGKATKKVMVLTSENKEYVAKIKLGETTPSFDLETEVDATFPTDHITLELVKDALKRFEGPQMQQPPAHSAKYVNGKRAYNLARKGIDPKLQPVPIEIFSIELEEFNLPYITIQISCSKGTYIRSLARDIGVELNSGAHLVELCRTRSGDFTLDSALSLQEVEQKIKEVCNK; encoded by the coding sequence ATGGAAGTAAACAGGTTCGATAGGTTACAGGAAGGTGCAATTCTATTGGTCGATAAGCCATATGAGTGGACTTCTTTTGACGTGGTAGGGAAGATACGTTCGCTTATTAAAAAGCATCTGGGAATAAAATCTATTAAGGTAGGGCATGCTGGTACACTTGATCCATTAGCAACAGGTTTGCTTGTTATTTGCACGGGAAAGGCTACCAAAAAAGTAATGGTGCTTACTTCCGAAAATAAAGAGTATGTTGCAAAGATTAAGTTGGGCGAAACAACCCCTTCATTCGATTTGGAAACAGAAGTTGATGCAACCTTCCCAACCGATCACATTACACTTGAACTTGTTAAAGATGCCTTAAAGCGTTTTGAAGGCCCACAAATGCAGCAACCTCCAGCACATTCTGCAAAGTATGTGAATGGTAAACGCGCCTACAACCTTGCACGGAAGGGAATAGATCCTAAACTCCAACCCGTACCAATTGAGATTTTTTCAATAGAACTTGAGGAGTTTAACTTACCTTACATTACTATCCAGATTTCTTGTAGCAAAGGCACATATATCCGTTCACTTGCTCGGGATATTGGCGTTGAACTTAATTCTGGTGCACACCTTGTTGAACTATGCAGGACACGTAGCGGAGACTTTACCTTAGATAGTGCTTTATCGCTTCAGGAAGTAGAACAAAAAATTAAAGAAGTTTGTAACAAATGA
- a CDS encoding undecaprenyl-diphosphate phosphatase: MTIFQAIVVGIVQGLTEFLPVSSSGHIELSKAILGVHLEDNLEFSIAVHVATVLSTLLVFRKEIVELIAGLFRFENNQQTQYVFKLLVSAIPVGVVGVLFKDEIESLFEGNLIVVGVMLLVTSALLALTRLIKRPIAKPITYIDSIIIGISQTFAILPGLSRSGATISTGLLLGKDRDETARFSFLMVIIPVLGAAFIDIVKGDAVNVLTAPVIAGFIAAFVSGFLACSFMLRIVRKGNLYWFAIYCALVGVIALMFV, from the coding sequence ATGACCATCTTTCAGGCCATCGTGGTGGGTATTGTTCAAGGTTTAACAGAGTTCCTGCCAGTTAGTAGTAGTGGGCATATTGAGCTATCAAAGGCTATTTTAGGAGTTCATTTAGAAGATAATTTAGAGTTTAGTATTGCTGTACATGTGGCTACAGTTCTTAGCACTTTGCTTGTGTTTAGAAAGGAAATTGTTGAGCTTATAGCAGGTTTGTTTAGGTTTGAAAACAACCAGCAAACCCAGTATGTTTTTAAACTTTTGGTTTCTGCCATACCCGTTGGAGTAGTTGGAGTCCTTTTTAAAGATGAGATAGAGTCGCTTTTTGAGGGTAACCTTATCGTGGTGGGGGTTATGCTACTGGTTACTTCAGCCCTTTTGGCTTTAACCCGTTTAATTAAGCGACCCATTGCAAAACCAATTACCTACATAGATTCAATAATAATTGGCATATCTCAAACTTTTGCCATTTTACCAGGCTTGAGTCGTTCAGGTGCAACAATTTCAACAGGTTTGCTATTAGGGAAGGATCGGGATGAAACAGCAAGGTTTTCATTCCTTATGGTTATCATCCCTGTATTGGGGGCTGCTTTTATCGATATTGTTAAAGGTGATGCTGTTAATGTCCTAACTGCTCCAGTTATTGCTGGTTTTATTGCAGCTTTTGTTTCGGGATTTCTGGCTTGTTCTTTTATGCTAAGAATCGTTCGTAAAGGAAATCTTTACTGGTTTGCTATTTATTGTGCCCTTGTAGGTGTGATAGCCCTTATGTTTGTATAG
- a CDS encoding DUF3098 domain-containing protein yields the protein MSAKNSKPKFVESKENQFPLSWTNYKLMIIGFLIIVLGFVLMIGGGSTDPNVFNPDIFSFRRITIAPIVVLFGFAFVGYAIMKRDKKDK from the coding sequence ATGTCTGCAAAAAATAGCAAACCAAAATTTGTTGAATCTAAGGAGAATCAATTCCCTCTGTCATGGACAAATTATAAGCTAATGATAATTGGCTTCTTAATTATTGTGCTCGGCTTTGTACTAATGATTGGTGGAGGATCAACCGATCCTAACGTTTTTAATCCGGATATTTTTAGCTTTAGAAGAATAACTATTGCTCCTATCGTAGTTCTCTTTGGCTTCGCGTTCGTTGGTTATGCAATAATGAAGCGCGATAAAAAGGATAAGTAA
- a CDS encoding cell division protein FtsX → MANPTNKATKGRLRSSYISSIISISLVLFTLGLLGILVISAHKLSAYVKENIGFDIYLNQDVTDADALYLKKQLDASTYIKSTQYFSKQDAARIMANELGEDFVAYLGYNPLNAYIEVRLKADYANNDSIAKIEQWLKRFPQISEVDYQRSLINLVNENVSRIGFVILVFAGLMLFVSLVLINNTIRLSVYSRRFIINTMKLVGASWGFIRRPFLLKSILHALYASFIAISLLVALLYAITKEVADIVSVLQPESIIFVFAAITAVGIFINFLATLLAVNKFLRLATDDLYY, encoded by the coding sequence ATGGCAAATCCCACAAATAAAGCAACTAAAGGCCGATTGAGGAGTTCTTACATATCCTCGATAATAAGTATTTCATTAGTACTTTTTACACTTGGTCTGCTCGGGATTCTTGTTATTAGTGCACATAAATTATCGGCATACGTCAAAGAGAATATTGGCTTTGATATCTACTTAAATCAGGATGTTACCGATGCCGATGCATTATACCTCAAAAAGCAGCTTGATGCTTCAACCTATATTAAATCAACACAATACTTTAGCAAGCAAGATGCCGCTCGAATAATGGCAAACGAGTTGGGCGAAGATTTTGTTGCTTACCTAGGTTACAACCCATTAAATGCATATATTGAGGTTCGATTAAAGGCCGATTATGCTAATAACGATAGCATTGCTAAGATTGAGCAATGGCTTAAACGTTTCCCTCAAATCAGCGAGGTTGATTATCAGCGTTCACTCATTAATTTAGTTAATGAGAATGTCAGCAGAATAGGATTTGTAATACTTGTATTTGCTGGCCTTATGCTCTTTGTCTCCCTAGTGTTAATTAATAACACAATACGCCTTTCGGTTTATTCAAGGAGGTTTATCATTAATACAATGAAGCTGGTTGGTGCTAGCTGGGGCTTTATTCGTCGACCGTTCCTGCTAAAAAGTATATTGCATGCGCTATATGCTTCGTTTATTGCTATATCTCTTCTAGTAGCATTGCTTTATGCTATTACCAAAGAGGTTGCTGATATTGTTTCTGTTCTACAACCCGAAAGCATTATTTTTGTTTTTGCTGCGATTACAGCAGTAGGAATTTTTATAAACTTTTTAGCCACTTTGTTGGCTGTTAATAAGTTCTTGCGCTTGGCCACTGACGATTTATATTACTAA